GCCCGTGGCAGTCCCAGCCGGGAACGTAGACCGCGTCGAAACCGGCCATCTGGCGGGAGCGCACGATGATATCCTTCAAAATCTTGTTCAGCGCCGTGCCGATATGGATGTGACCGTTGGCATAGGGAGGACCGTCATGCAGGATGAAGCGTTCCCGCCCCCGGGAGGCCGCGCGAACGGTGTCGTAGAGCCCCCCCTGCTCCCATGCTTGCAGCTGCAGCGGTTCACGCTGCGCCAGGCTGGCCTTCATGGGAAACTTGGTGGTGGGCAGATTAAGCGTTTTTTTGTAATCCATGGGTCCTCCGCGGTTTGAAATATCCGCCCCCTCTCCCCTCCAAAACTGCCGCGCTGGTGCTCCCAGCGCGCCCGCAAGCCGATGGATCCGGCGCCGCATCGGCCGCGGCGATTCAACCAGGCGATTTTTGATTTGCGGGGGGAGTCGGGCCTTGGCTTTACCGAAGCTGTTGAAACTATGCTACAAGCCTTTGGGCTGTCAAGCCAAAAGGCGGACAACGCGCCGGTCAGAGATTCCGGCGTGAGGGGTCTTCGGCAGCTTGCAGGACCACGATGGCGCGGCGGTCACCCGAAGGGGGCAGGGCGAAGGTGTCGATCCGAACCTCCAGCTGCGGCAAAATCGGCGGCGCCCCTGGCCCCTGGCCGCCGCGGGCAGCGGTCAGGGCTGCCACCTCGGCTTCGGCGCTTGGCCCTTTCAAGGCCACCAACCGCCCGCCGGGCGCCAGCAGGGGCAGGCCGACGGCGACAAATCCGGCCAGATCGGCAAAGGCGCGGCAGATCACCACGTCATAGCAACCGGCCTGGTGGCGATCGGTGGCCAGGGCCTCCACCCGCACATGGCGGGCCAGCGTCTGTTCCAGGGCGAGGGTGCGGATGAGATGGTTGAGAAAACTGACCTTGCGGCGGGCGGCGTCGACCAGGGTCACCACCAAGGCCGGTCTGGCGATTTTGAGCGGGATTCCCGGAAAGCCGGCCCCGGAGCCGATGTCCAGCAGGTGCCCGCCGGGCGGCAGGACCCGCAGCGCGGCGACCGCGTCCACAAAATGCTTGACCGCCACCGCCGCCGGGTCGGTGATGGCCGTGAGGTTGATCTTTTGATTCCAACGCAGCAGTTCGCGCGCGTGAACCGCGAACATTTCCGTGGCCGCGGGACTGATGTCGACCCCCAGCCGGCTGGCAGCGTCTCGGATCATGCGCTGCCAATCGCTCGAGCCGATGATCATTGCACGCCGTTGGCCTCCGGGGGCGCAGGCTTTTCGACCGCGTCGTGGAAGTCCATTAAAATGGTGACGTCCGACCCCCCGTCGGAGAGCATCCGGGCGTTGGGGTAGCGTTTTCTAAAGACGTGCAGCATGCCCTTGTTTTCGCGCAGCACGGTGGCACTAAACTTTTTGTAGTCGTTGAGCTTGGCGATCCGCTCCAGTTCCCCCAGCAGGTAGGATGCGACCCCCTGCCCCTGGTAATCCTCGCGCACCACGAAGGCAACCTCGGCAGTGGCCTCGTCGGCCATGGCATAGGAGCCGATCGCCATGATTTCCTGGTGCCCGCCCTTTTGGACCAGACCGATGAGCGACATGTTCTTGCGGTAATCCACACTCGCCCACTGTTTTTGCACCACCTCGTGGGAGAAGAGCTTCATCTTGTAGAAAAAGCGGTAATAAATCGTCTTTTCCTGCAGCGAGTAGAAAAAATTGCGGAAGGCGAATTCGTCCGAGGGCAGCAGCGGCCGGAAATCAATGGTCTTGCCGTTTTTAAGCCGCATGGCGCTCTTGTAGCCTTCGATGAAGATCAGATCCTCGGTGGTGGGGGTGAGCTGGTCGGCAAAGATGTAGTGGCGTTTCTTGGCCATCTCGATCAGCTCTTCGCGGAATTTGGGGTGGGCAATCTGGGCCAGTTCCACCACCCGTTGGTAGATCCCTTTGCCCTTGAGTTCGGCGATGCCGTATTCGGTCACCACGAAGTTGACATCCGCACGGGTGGTGGCGACACCGGCGCCCTCGCTTAAATGCGGTACGATCCGGGAGACCTTACCGTTCTGGGCCGTGGACGGCAGGGCGATGATCGAAAACCCGCCCTTGGACATGGCGCTGCCGCGGATGAAATCCACCTGGTCGCCGATCCCGCTGTAGAAGAGATACCCCATGGAGTCGGTGCAGACCTGTCCGGTCAGGTCGACCTCGAGGGCGCTGCTGATGGAAATGAGATTGTCGTTGCGGGCAATCTCGGTGGGGTTGTTGACGAAGTCCGAAGAACGGAAATAAAAACCCGGGTGGTTGTCCACAAAGCGGTAGAGCGCTTCCGAGCCCATGCACAGCGAGGCCACCGCACGGCCCGGGAGCAGGGTTTTTTTCTTGTTGGTGATCACCCCTTTTTCAAACAGGGGCATCATGCCGTCGGTGATCAGCTGGGTGTGGAGGCCGAGGTCGCGGCGTTTGTCGAGGTATTTCAAAATGGCGTTGGGCAGATGCCCGAAGCCCACTTGCAGGGTGGCACCGTCCTCCACCAGCTGCGAAACGTAATGGCCGATGCGGCGGGTGACCTCCTCGTTCTTTTTTCCCGGCACCATCTCCACCAGGGGCTCATCCTGAACTACAAAATAGTCGATATCATCCACGCGCACGAAACTGTCGCCCCAGGTCCGCGGCATCTGGGAGTTGACCTGGGCGATGACCTGGCGGGCGTTGTCCATCCCCGAGCGTGTGATGTCCACCGAGACTCCCAGACTGCAGTAGCCGAAACGGTCCGGCGGGCTCACCTGGATCAGCGCAACATCCAGCCCTATTCGGTGGGTTTCAAAGAGCGTCGGGATCTGCGAGAGGTAGGTGGGAATATAGTCGATCTTGCCCTCGAAGGCCGCTTTGCGCATCTGGGCGCTGATGAAAAAGAGCTTCAGCGAAAAGCGGCGGTGGAAATCCGGCTCCCCCACATAGCGCGAGAGGGTGGATGACAGCATCTGGTAGACCATGATATCCTGCATATGGGGATCGTTGACCATGGTGCGGATCAGATGCTGCGGCTCGCCGCAGCCGGTGCCGATGAAGACGCGGCTGCCGCGGTTTATCTTGGAAATTGCCTCCTCGGCGCTGACCACTTTGGCGGGGCAGCAGGCTTTCAAGTCCATCGGGGTCCTCCCTGAAACACTGGGGTCTGTGCAGACTGCCTAAAATCACACTCGACCCATTTTTGCAACAACCACTCACGCCGGCCGCTCCCCTCCCACCCCCCAGAGGAGCCGCGCCCAAACCGCCGGAGCCTTTGCGGCCGGTTGACCCCCTTGGAAAGGGCGGTTATTTTGGGGTGACCGAAACCGGCCTGATCGACGCAAACGGCGGCAGGGCAGTGAGGCGCAGCATGGCAGCTTCCAGCGGCAGAGAGGGCGACAAGCCTTTCCAGGGGTTGAAGGCGTTGCTGGCGGAGAAATCGGTTTCGCTTCCGGCTGCGCCAGTAACAGACCCTTGCCCCACCCCTGAGCTGCGGAAAGCCCTTGAGGCCGCCGAAAAATGCCCGCTGAGCGATCGGGAGCTTTTCCTGAAGGCGATGGCGGGGGTCACCCCGCTCGCATCCAATCTGCGACGCCATCCGCGCCCGAGCACGTGCCCGCAGCCGGCGGGCGGGGAGGATTTGGCTGCAGAGGCCGACGACCTGGCGGCGCTCACGGAACTGGTGCGCAGCGGCAAAGGCTTTGTGGTTTCCGGAACACCGGAGTACATGGAAGGCATCGGGGCCTGCGCGCCCCCGGAAATCACCCGCCGGCTTCACCGGGGGGATTTCGCCATTCAGCACTTCATCGACCTGCATGGCCTGACGGTCGCCCAGGCGGCAGAGGCTTTTAACACCTTCATGCAGGCAGCGGTTCGCAGCGGAATGCGGGGGGTGCTGGTGGTTCATGGCCGGGGGCTCTCCTCGCCCGATCGGCCGGTCTTGAAGCGTGAGGTCAGCCGCTGGCTGAGCAGCGGCCCCTGGCGCAAATGGGTGATCGCCTTTGCCAGCGCCCGCTCCTGCGACGGCGGTGCGGGGGCCACTTATGTGCTCTTGCGCCGCAGGCCGCTGGCCAAGCGCCATCGCCGCAAGAGCAGGGAGCGGCCGCCGTGAAGGGGCGGCCGCTGGTCAAGACGCCTCTTTCTGCCCCAGCAGCTCAAACAACTGCAGGTCCTTCAGAATCGGATCAGTATCATCGGGCACCTCGATTGCGCGCACCTCCAGCTGGGAGCGGGAGGCCCGTCGGGTGCTCTCGCTGATCAAAATGCCGTTGGGATAGGCCTTGGTCAGTTCCTGCAGCCGGAAAACCGCATTGACCGGGTCGCCGATGACGGTGTAGTCCATTTTCATGTCAAATCCGATGTTGCCCACCACCACCTCGCCGGTGTGCAAACTGACCCCGATGTCCACCTTGGCCACGAGTTCCTTGACGAAATGCTGGTTGAGGCGCAGGACCGCGTCTTTCATCTCCAGCGCCGCCGCCACGGCATTGTCGGCAGCCATGGTGCTGGCAAGGGGTGCGCCAAAAATGGCCAGAAACCCGTCCCCGAGGTATTTATCGACGATCCCGTTGTGTTTGAAAACGATCGCACCCATGATGGAAAAAAAACCGTTGAGCAGCGAAACGGTTTTCTGCGGGCCGATTTTGCGGGTCAACCGCGAAAATCCGCGCAGATCGATATTGAGCAGGGTCAGGGTGCGGAACTCCTCGATTTCGGTCTTGCCGGTTTCCGATCCGTGGATGATCTGGTCCACGATCTCCTTGGGCACGAACTTCTGAAACATGTTGCGAATGCCCCGCTCGTGCTCCGCCATGGAGACCGTTTCGCGGTAAAGCCGGGCGTTTTCGATGGCGATGCTGACCGAAGAGGCCACCGACTGCAGCAGATCTTCGTCATTGGCATCGAAGTCGCCGCTTTTCTTGTTGAGGACCTCCAGGACACCCAGGACCTTGCCCTGGGAAATCATCGGCACGCAGAGCGCCGAGCGGGTGCTGAAACCGGTTAGACGGTCTATTTCGGGAAAAAAATGCTGGGAGGCCTGAGCATTGTTGACCATGATCGCCTCGCCGCGCGCGGCGACGTAGCCGGCGATCCCCTGCCCCAGTTTGAGCCGGATGTTTTTGAGGGCCTCGACGTCGGCGTTGAAGGCCGCCGCAAAGGAAAGGCTGTCGTCGCTTTGGACCAGAAACATCGAACCCGCCTCGGCATCCATGATGACCGCGATCATATCCATGGTGTACTTGAGCACCTGGTTGATGTCGAAGGTCGAGGATGCCAGCGAGCTGCCCAACTGCCGAATGGACTCCAACTCCCGGTCGCGCCGGGTGACGGCCTCCGAGAGGGTGGTTTTCTCGATGGCCAGCGCGACTGACTTGGCCATGGGATCGAGGATCGGGGCGGCGTCTTCAAAAACCTGCGGCTCTTCGGCCCACAAAGCCAGGACACCGCCCACCGCCCCGCTGAGCCGAAGGGGTGTCAGCAGGCAGGCGCCCTTGCTTTTGGCTCCGAAAAGTTCCACATCAACCGGACTGGAGACGGGGTCGGCGGCCTCCATGCGCCAGATGTTCTCGTGCTTGATGACCCTGTCCACCATCGACCCTTCGGCAGCATAGGGCGTATTTTTGATCAGGGTCACGGCCGCACCGAAGGCCAGGCAATCGAAAACCCGCACAATACCGGGCTGCTTGGCATCCTTCAAGAGCACCACGGCCATGTCGTAGGCCACCACGGTGTGGAATTCGTTTAAAACCGCATGCAGCAGCTCCGAGCCCCTGAAACTAGAGTTGATCACTTTGAGGGCCGAGTTGACCGAATCCAGGAGCCACCCCTGACGCTCGTTTTTCGCCAGCAGCCACAGGTTTTCATAGGTGAAGGCGGCATTGCTGAGCAGGGGGGTCAGGGCCTCGACATCCTCGGCCGTGAATTGACCGTCTTTGGCCCGGCGCGAAATCGTGAGCACCCCGACGATGTCCTTGCTGGTTTTGATGGGCATGCAGACAAACGATTTGGTTCCGTAGTGGGCGCGGTTCAACCGACCGAAACGCCGATCCTTTTCGATGTCCTCCACGATCAGCGGCGCCTTGTTGATCACCGCATACTTGGCGACGCTGGTTTCGAAATCGATCTTGTCCTCAAGCTTGATGAATTCCTCCAACCCGATGGAGGCTTTGACCGTGAAGTTTTGGCGCTCGGGGCGGTCCAGAATCAGGATCGATCCGACATCCGCCCGGGCCAGCAGGAGCGAGCGCTCCAGGGTCACGTACAGGATTTCCTCGGGATCGAAGGTCGCGTGGCAGAGTTCCGACAATTCCCGTAGGATCGAAATGTCAGCGGAGCGCTTGTCCAGCTGGCCGGAGGCTTTGCGCAGCTGCGCCTCGATGGCGTTGAAGGACCTCATGATGGCATGAAGCTCATCAGCGTCCTGCTGGAACTGGGCGGCGGGAAAATTCCGGGTGATTTTAGCGGAGAGATGGTCCGAAATCTGGCTGATCTGGTCGAAGAGCCTTCTCAGGAGGGTAAAGCCGGCGAAGGAAAACGCCATCAATCCGAGAAAAAAGAGCGGCACCAGCCGATCGGTGAGCAGGTGGTATTTCCAGCCGAAGAGAATGAAGCCGAAAATCGGGAAGATGAAAAAGAGGCCAAAAATGATGTTCAGGCGGTAATAGAGGGTCCTGTTTTTCAGCGACAGCTCGGCAACCCATTTCTCGATCTTCATCCGCCCGCCCACCCCAATTTCCCGGTTTCGTCAACCCGACCCGCTTGAAGCCGCCGCCCGTCAGAGCGCAAGACATCTATCGGTATCGTTGGAGCGGGCCCGAAACTTTAGCCCACGTAAGCGCCAGCCGGCTCCC
The Desulfobacteraceae bacterium genome window above contains:
- the rsmG gene encoding 16S rRNA (guanine(527)-N(7))-methyltransferase RsmG gives rise to the protein MIRDAASRLGVDISPAATEMFAVHARELLRWNQKINLTAITDPAAVAVKHFVDAVAALRVLPPGGHLLDIGSGAGFPGIPLKIARPALVVTLVDAARRKVSFLNHLIRTLALEQTLARHVRVEALATDRHQAGCYDVVICRAFADLAGFVAVGLPLLAPGGRLVALKGPSAEAEVAALTAARGGQGPGAPPILPQLEVRIDTFALPPSGDRRAIVVLQAAEDPSRRNL
- a CDS encoding GNAT family N-acetyltransferase, producing the protein MDLKACCPAKVVSAEEAISKINRGSRVFIGTGCGEPQHLIRTMVNDPHMQDIMVYQMLSSTLSRYVGEPDFHRRFSLKLFFISAQMRKAAFEGKIDYIPTYLSQIPTLFETHRIGLDVALIQVSPPDRFGYCSLGVSVDITRSGMDNARQVIAQVNSQMPRTWGDSFVRVDDIDYFVVQDEPLVEMVPGKKNEEVTRRIGHYVSQLVEDGATLQVGFGHLPNAILKYLDKRRDLGLHTQLITDGMMPLFEKGVITNKKKTLLPGRAVASLCMGSEALYRFVDNHPGFYFRSSDFVNNPTEIARNDNLISISSALEVDLTGQVCTDSMGYLFYSGIGDQVDFIRGSAMSKGGFSIIALPSTAQNGKVSRIVPHLSEGAGVATTRADVNFVVTEYGIAELKGKGIYQRVVELAQIAHPKFREELIEMAKKRHYIFADQLTPTTEDLIFIEGYKSAMRLKNGKTIDFRPLLPSDEFAFRNFFYSLQEKTIYYRFFYKMKLFSHEVVQKQWASVDYRKNMSLIGLVQKGGHQEIMAIGSYAMADEATAEVAFVVREDYQGQGVASYLLGELERIAKLNDYKKFSATVLRENKGMLHVFRKRYPNARMLSDGGSDVTILMDFHDAVEKPAPPEANGVQ
- a CDS encoding Smr/MutS family endonuclease, whose amino-acid sequence is MAASSGREGDKPFQGLKALLAEKSVSLPAAPVTDPCPTPELRKALEAAEKCPLSDRELFLKAMAGVTPLASNLRRHPRPSTCPQPAGGEDLAAEADDLAALTELVRSGKGFVVSGTPEYMEGIGACAPPEITRRLHRGDFAIQHFIDLHGLTVAQAAEAFNTFMQAAVRSGMRGVLVVHGRGLSSPDRPVLKREVSRWLSSGPWRKWVIAFASARSCDGGAGATYVLLRRRPLAKRHRRKSRERPP
- a CDS encoding GAF domain-containing protein, whose protein sequence is MKIEKWVAELSLKNRTLYYRLNIIFGLFFIFPIFGFILFGWKYHLLTDRLVPLFFLGLMAFSFAGFTLLRRLFDQISQISDHLSAKITRNFPAAQFQQDADELHAIMRSFNAIEAQLRKASGQLDKRSADISILRELSELCHATFDPEEILYVTLERSLLLARADVGSILILDRPERQNFTVKASIGLEEFIKLEDKIDFETSVAKYAVINKAPLIVEDIEKDRRFGRLNRAHYGTKSFVCMPIKTSKDIVGVLTISRRAKDGQFTAEDVEALTPLLSNAAFTYENLWLLAKNERQGWLLDSVNSALKVINSSFRGSELLHAVLNEFHTVVAYDMAVVLLKDAKQPGIVRVFDCLAFGAAVTLIKNTPYAAEGSMVDRVIKHENIWRMEAADPVSSPVDVELFGAKSKGACLLTPLRLSGAVGGVLALWAEEPQVFEDAAPILDPMAKSVALAIEKTTLSEAVTRRDRELESIRQLGSSLASSTFDINQVLKYTMDMIAVIMDAEAGSMFLVQSDDSLSFAAAFNADVEALKNIRLKLGQGIAGYVAARGEAIMVNNAQASQHFFPEIDRLTGFSTRSALCVPMISQGKVLGVLEVLNKKSGDFDANDEDLLQSVASSVSIAIENARLYRETVSMAEHERGIRNMFQKFVPKEIVDQIIHGSETGKTEIEEFRTLTLLNIDLRGFSRLTRKIGPQKTVSLLNGFFSIMGAIVFKHNGIVDKYLGDGFLAIFGAPLASTMAADNAVAAALEMKDAVLRLNQHFVKELVAKVDIGVSLHTGEVVVGNIGFDMKMDYTVIGDPVNAVFRLQELTKAYPNGILISESTRRASRSQLEVRAIEVPDDTDPILKDLQLFELLGQKEAS